CTTCACATGAGTTTCTTTATCGGTAATGACGGAAAAAGAGGTAACTTCCGATCCGGTCCCGGAGGTGGTAGGAATGGCGACCAACTGAGCCTTTTGGCCCAGCTTCGGAAATTTGTAGACCCGTTTGCGAATGTCCAGGAATTTCTGTTTTAAGCCGTTGAAATCTACCTCCGGGTATTCGTAAAAGAGCCACATGGATTTGGCCGCATCCATAGGGGAACCCCCACCTAAAGCGATGATGCAATCGGGCTGGAACTCGCGCATCCGCTCCGTCCCCCGCTTTAACGTTTCCGTCGAGGGATCCGGTTCTACATCGGAAAAGATCTCCACCCGGACCATGTCGGGACGCTTACGCAGGTAGTAAAGAACCCGGTCCACATAACCGAAGCGAATCATATCCTTATCGGTGACGATAAAGACCCGGGAGATATTGGGCATCTTCTCCAGATATTTGGTCGCGCCCCGCTCGAAATAGATCTTGGGGGGAACTTTAAACCACTGCATATTAACCGTCCTCTTCGCCATCCGTTTTACGTTAATCAGGTTGATCGCGGAAACATTGGAGGTGGTGGAGTTGGAGCCGAAGGTTCCGCATCCCAGGGTCAGAGAGGGCATATAAGCGTTATAAATATCTCCAATGGCGCCTTGGGAGGATGGGGCATTTACAATAATCCGTCCCGTCTTCACCCTTCGTCCGAACTCTTCAATCACTTGATCATTGCTGGAATGGATGACGGCGGAGTGACCCATCCCTCCGAATTCCACCATCTCTTCCGCCCTCTTGATTCCTTCTTCCGTGCTGTTTACTTTAAAGAAGGCGAGCACCGGGCTTAATTTCTCCCTGGAGAGGGGGTATTCGGGACCGACACCGCCGATCTCCGCCACCAGAATTTTCGTGGCGGGAGGCACCTCTACGCCGGCCATCTCCGCGATCTTTGCAGCCGGCATCCCCACCACTTTGCTGTTGATGGCTCCTGTTTCAGGATGAATCACCAGCGATTCCACTTTCTTTATTTCCGACTTGTTCAGGAAGTAACAATGATTCTCCCTCATATAATCCTTTACTTCCTGATAAATCTCTTTATCGACGATCACCGCTTGTTCGGATGCGCAAATCATGCCGTTATCGAACGTTTTGGAGAGGATCAGGTCGGTAACCGCCCTCCGTATATTGGCCGTCTTCTCGATGTAGCAGGGGACATTTCCCGGTCCGACCCCTAACGCAGGTTTTCCGGTGCTATAGGCCGCTTTTACCATGGCGGAACCACCTGTAGCGAGGACCAATGCCACTCCTTTATGATTCATCAGCGCCTGGGTCGCTTCGATGGAAGGTGTCTCGATCCATTGAATGCAGTTTTCCGGGGCTCCCGCCCTGATCGCCGCATCTCGGACCGTCTTGGCCGCCTCTGCGCTGCAGAGCTGCGCCGAAGGGTGGAAGGCAAAGATGATGGGGTTTCGCGTCTTCATGGCGATGAGAGACTTAAACATCGTGGTGGATGTGGGATTGGTTACGGGGGTTACACCGGCAATCACCCCGACCGGTTCCGCGATTTCCACAATCCCCTCATATGGATTCTCACGGATCACTCCAACGGTCTTATCATACTTGATGTTGTGGTAAATATATTCGGTGGCGAAGATATTCTTAATGATCTTATCTTCATAGACCCCTCGTCCGGTCTCCTCCACGGCGAGGCGGGCCAGTTCCATGTGGCGGCTTAGCCCGGCAATCGCCATCTCTTTAACGATCCGATCGATCTCTTCCTGATCCAACTTCATAAATTCCTCCAAGGCTTGGTGAGCCTTCGCCACCAATTGGTCAATCATCTCCGCAACATTTGGCTTGCCGGTTTCTCTCTCGACGACTGCCATCGCAATGATCTCCTTTCCGATTCTTTTTGGCTTCCCTCCGGATGTACTTCTCCCTTAATTTGTGAATTAATTCACATATAAAGGTAAAAAATCACGGGGCCGTAACAAAATCTCCTCGCAGCCTCTGTATTGTGAATTTATTCACATATACACCCGCGCTTCCCCGAAAAAAGTATGGTTTCTCCTGTACCTCAACAGACCATTTCCCTCTCCGAACGGATGCAACCTTCAGCTTTCTTCTATTTTTCTTGGTACGTTTATAGCATATTCGATTCTCCTCGCTTCGTCAATCTAGTTGTGATGGATTTCACAAAGTATACAAGATGAAAGCGCAAACAGTTAGGCGATCGCCTCTGTAAGAAGGGGATTGCCAGTAGGCCATTAGAAGATTCGAAAGACCCAGGCCTACTTGGCTTGGGTCTTTTCCATCTCCTTCTTCAGTTCATCCGATAAAGTTAGACCATATTTCTTTACCGCATCGGGATTTACCGTCAGACTTACTTCCTTCAGCACCTCGACGGGGATGTTCTTTGGCGACTCCCCTCGTAAGATCCGGGAGGCCATCACGCCGGTCTGCACCCCTATCTGGAATTGGTCCAGCCCGTAGGTGGCCACGGCCCCCCGTTTTACCGTGTCGCTGTCGGAAGCAAAGACAGGAATTTTCGCCTTTTCGGCCACTTGTTGCAAGGTATCAAAACCGGCGACGATCATGTTATCCACCAGCACCAGGTACGCATCGATCTTCCCGGCCAGGCTTTCCGCCGCCTGCTGAATTTCGGTGTTATTGGAGACGCCTAAGGCTTCTACCTTTATCCCTTTCTCTTGGGCCGCTTTCTCCGCCTCTTTGACCTGAACTTCCGCGTTGACTTCACCGGAGTTGTATACAATCCCGATCGTCTTCAGGTTAGGCAGGAACTTCTGCATCAATTCCACTTGGCGTGAAATGGGAACCAGATCGGAAGTGCCGGTGATGTTCTCGCCGGGCCGGTCAAACGCGGCAACCAAGCCTGCCGCTACCGGGTCCGTCACTGCTGAGAAGACGATGGGGATCTCCTTGGTCGCCTGGGCCGCCGCCTGGGCGGAAGGAGTCGTAATGGCGATGATGAGATCAACCTTTTCCGCAACAAATTTCTGGGCGATGTTCGTTGCGTTATTCCGGTCATTTTGGGCATTCTGGTAATCGATAACCAGATTCTTCCCTTCCGTGAAACCATGCTCTTCCAATCCTTTTAGGATCCCTTGACGGATCGCATCGAGGGCGGGATGCTCCACGATTTGGGTCAGTCCGATTTTAAACGTCTTCTCCTGTTCTTTCCCCGCTTCTCCTGAAGTGCCGGCATCCGTTGCTCCTTGGTTCCCATTGGAAGGTTGACTTCCCTGAGGCCCTCCTTGACCGCACCCTCCAAGGATGACACTTAGTGCGAATAAAAGCGCAACCATTCCTACGACAACTCTTCTCATCTCTTCTCTCCTCCATCTCTTCTCGCCCATGAGAGGGCCTCTTATCTTCGTTAACATAAACAGCTTGTACCGTAGTATACCACAATTCTTTACAAAACCTCAATATCTCTTTCACATGAAATTAAAGATTCTCCTGTATGATAAAAACTGTAGGAAGCAACGTGGTTCCTTTCAGGTGTTACCCCCTTTTCTTGATATACCCTGTCATCGACGGGCTGTCGCAAAGACAGCCTCTTTTTTTACCGTCACGATTGCCGCCGAAGCGATGTAATACGCGCCATTCGCGTTTCCTTCCCAAGATGCGCTTGCCGGAATCGGAATGAAAATGTGGCACAAGTCCAACCGTCCGTAAGGAGCATCGGATATGAAACGCAACCCCCCACCTTCCCCGAAAAGGAAGGGTGGGGGGCTCTCTTTGATTCCAGAGGAGTTATTTCATCCATGCGCTCGAAGCAGCCGTTCCACCTTGGCCACCACGTTTTCCACCGTAAATCCGTATTCCGCCACCACCTGATCTCCGGGAGCGGAAGCGCCGAAGGTGCGAATTCCTAAGACCTCCCCGGCCTCTCCCACATAACGTTCCCATCCCAAAGGCATAGCCATTTCGATGGCAAGGCGAGCCTTCACATGGGGTAGGAGAACCGAATCTTTATACTCCTGCGGTTGTTCCTCAAACAGCTCCCAGCTCGGCATGCTGACAACCCGGGCGGATATTCCTTTTTCAGCTAATGCTTTCTGGGCGGACACGGCCAGGCTTACTTCCGAGCCTGTCGCCAGGAGAATCGCCTGAACCTTTCCCTCGGTCGGGTCCGCCACCACATAAGCCCCTCTTCGTACCCCCTCTTTTGCCCCTTTCACCGTTCCCGGCAGGATCGGCAGCTTCTGGCGGGTTAAGATCATGGCGACCGGCCGCTCCTTCTGTCCGAGGGCGAACCGGTATGCCTCCATCGTCTCGTTGGCATCGGCGGGGCGCATCACGATGAGGCCCGGAATGAGGCGGAGGGACGGAATATGCTCAATCGGCTCATGGGTCGGCCCATCTTCGCCGACGGCGATGCTGTCATGGGTAAAGACATAGATCACCGGCTGCTTCATAAGAGCGGCCAGGCGAATGGCAGGGCGCAGATAGTCGGAGAAGACGAGGAAAGTACCCCCATACGGGCGAACTCCGCCATGGAGGGACAACCCGTTTAACGCCGCTCCCATGGCATGTTCCCTCACCCCGAACCAAACATTCCGCCCGGCATAATTCTTCGTCTCAAAAACCGGATA
The DNA window shown above is from Thermicanus aegyptius DSM 12793 and carries:
- the adhE gene encoding bifunctional acetaldehyde-CoA/alcohol dehydrogenase, with translation MAVVERETGKPNVAEMIDQLVAKAHQALEEFMKLDQEEIDRIVKEMAIAGLSRHMELARLAVEETGRGVYEDKIIKNIFATEYIYHNIKYDKTVGVIRENPYEGIVEIAEPVGVIAGVTPVTNPTSTTMFKSLIAMKTRNPIIFAFHPSAQLCSAEAAKTVRDAAIRAGAPENCIQWIETPSIEATQALMNHKGVALVLATGGSAMVKAAYSTGKPALGVGPGNVPCYIEKTANIRRAVTDLILSKTFDNGMICASEQAVIVDKEIYQEVKDYMRENHCYFLNKSEIKKVESLVIHPETGAINSKVVGMPAAKIAEMAGVEVPPATKILVAEIGGVGPEYPLSREKLSPVLAFFKVNSTEEGIKRAEEMVEFGGMGHSAVIHSSNDQVIEEFGRRVKTGRIIVNAPSSQGAIGDIYNAYMPSLTLGCGTFGSNSTTSNVSAINLINVKRMAKRTVNMQWFKVPPKIYFERGATKYLEKMPNISRVFIVTDKDMIRFGYVDRVLYYLRKRPDMVRVEIFSDVEPDPSTETLKRGTERMREFQPDCIIALGGGSPMDAAKSMWLFYEYPEVDFNGLKQKFLDIRKRVYKFPKLGQKAQLVAIPTTSGTGSEVTSFSVITDKETHVKYPLADYELTPDVAIVDPEYVMTLPKSLTADTGMDVLTHAIEAYVSNMANDFTDGLAIKAIQLVFEYLPKAYHNGQDEVAREKMHNASTIAGMAFANAFLGINHSLAHKLGAEFHIPHGRANAVLLPHVIRYNAQKPTKFAAFPKYEYFKADQKYAEIAKAVGLPAGTVEEGVESLIKAIVEMMKEMNMPLSIAECGVDAAEFEAKVDRLADLAFEDQCTPANPKMPLVSELAEIYRQAYKGVQR
- a CDS encoding ABC transporter substrate-binding protein — protein: MGEKRWRREEMRRVVVGMVALLFALSVILGGCGQGGPQGSQPSNGNQGATDAGTSGEAGKEQEKTFKIGLTQIVEHPALDAIRQGILKGLEEHGFTEGKNLVIDYQNAQNDRNNATNIAQKFVAEKVDLIIAITTPSAQAAAQATKEIPIVFSAVTDPVAAGLVAAFDRPGENITGTSDLVPISRQVELMQKFLPNLKTIGIVYNSGEVNAEVQVKEAEKAAQEKGIKVEALGVSNNTEIQQAAESLAGKIDAYLVLVDNMIVAGFDTLQQVAEKAKIPVFASDSDTVKRGAVATYGLDQFQIGVQTGVMASRILRGESPKNIPVEVLKEVSLTVNPDAVKKYGLTLSDELKKEMEKTQAK